In Drosophila ananassae strain 14024-0371.13 chromosome 3R, ASM1763931v2, whole genome shotgun sequence, the DNA window actttttaaagaaaaaaagatataaaattaaatagaatATCTTTTAATTCATTCTTTAAATTCTCTTGAAAAGCCAAAGTCCATTGCTTAACCTTCAGAAAACCTAGGTGGCAAGTCCTTAACATTTAATCCTCGCGCTCACGCTAaggaaaaaaggaagaaaaacataaataatgaaCAGTTTACATTGGGCATTAAAATGGCTGGCTGGAATGGCCACAATAAATATGCAACTAAATCAAGCTTAAATGTGCTTAACAATTTTGAACAATAATGTCCAGACCACAAGTGCGAAACCTGCCCCTAACGAGGACCTCTAACAGTTGGGTGAAACTCCAGTAACCGTAGTGCCATACACCTTCCCCATGTTTATTCTTCCGAAGCAGCCCATCCATACATGTGTCAAGGGTAGAGAAATATTACGCAGCCGGCGGAGAGCTCATTAGGAAAGGGCGGACGGACTTTGCGGATGTCGGGATGTTGGGATGCTTGCGTACGGAAAAGGTTTCATAGAAATAAATTTGCACCTTAACGCCTTTAAATGAGCAACACACCCGTACAACCGTACACCCTCACACACTTAGAACTGAGAACATGGTGTTGCCAATTACCCGGAAGTATGCGAAAAGCTTATGCGATAAATTCGGTAAAAGTGCCAAAAAGGTATGCATCGAGGAGTCTGCTGTATGTTTCCAGACGAAGGTAAAACCGAAAAATTCCCAACCCCAAGGCCCACTTCCAAAAGTCTGAGGTTCAGTCTGGTTCGGGTCTggtccggactccggactcTGGAGCTGTGCTTTTGTGGCTTCTCCAAGTCGTCTTTGGCGTCTTTGTTGCCTTTCCACGCCGGCCACGTACCCAACACCTGCGTCCAAACCAAAACCCAAAGCCCCCACCACCGTGGACCATAACAAAAACTCGAGTGGGTGTTGCCGCAGAGTCAGAGCCAGGGGTAAAGTTTATGTTGTGCCACCATATTGAAGGTTAAGTTGaggctttaataaaatatcATGCGAACTTTCGCAGCTGTCCGGGGATTGGCCAAGTCATATATAGACTTGGCCAAAAGCATACGCAGGCATATATCAATATAAAGTTGTATTTACGATCTCCCCCCCTGACACTGCACTTTAAacatatttcattaaaatgtAGGCTCGATGGCAGGGCTTCTGTTTTTCGCGGCCTTCAGGTAATTCCCCGGCTTTTGCTTTATGGCTgagatataaaattttatatgcCGGCTTTTGGCCAGGTCTTGTTGCGTTGTCTGTTTGGATGAAGCAAAGCGTGAAATATGATTGTGATGCCCTACAGAGGATTTGAGGGGCTTCTTGGTTAAGTAAgattatttttcaaacaataTATGATGACtatagttttcagttttctgagaaacaataaatattttcgtacaattttatttttagataaaGCTTAATATTAAAGGACATCTGAAGACCTTAAAGGACAGCTAATATATCCCCGCTTTATTACCTGGGCATCATTTCATGCTAACGTAAGCGCGAATTTGCTACCTAAGCTCccccagacacacacacactcacttgGCACACCCCCACAACCGGGGGAGGAAAATGCCTCAAGTAGGAAAACAAGTGTAGCTTCCAAAAAATGGGCAATCAACTCCAAAATGGCCCACCTGTCCTCCGTCCTCCAACTCCAAACTTGTTactttttaatactttttacGATTATAACAATGTGTAAGTGTCTGCTTAGTGAGACAAGGGAAAGGAACTCAGACAGTGCAAAATAACTTCTGTTTTCGGTGGAAGAACAACCCTCCTTAATGAAAGTCTAAAGGACCACCCCGGCCACCACGTGAATGTTTATCCCTTTTGCCACTTATGTTTGGTTGTTTTCTTAAGTTTACACTAAACAAccacccaaaaacaaaacgccGATGAAAAAAGAAGGACACCCAGCaacaaaaatcaacaacaagcAAATATCATAACAACCCTTGGGAAGtggaattatttattttattaagtatacgcaacGTATTAACCCGACAAAGCCGCCTCACAACCACTTCCACATTCTGATAGTCTTTTCGTGTAACTCCGTTTGTCGTTTGCCGGCTCCGTTTAATTGTTAACATTTCATTTAAGCCAACAAAGTGGTAAGTGAGGGGCAAGGGAAGCGGAGGGAACGGAGGTCCTGGGCAAAAATTCATTTATCAAAACGCTGCCCGCATTTCCGCGATGAAACCCCTCAGGATAAACTGACTGGCGCCAGCAGAAATGGCAGCCGAGGTTGAACCCAAAATCTAAATCGTTGTATGCAGAAGCACACATGCAAAGCGGGGGGAAGTGGGGCTCCCACACAGGCACAGTGCTTCGAGGACAACAGAGAGTGTGAGATATGAGATGGAAAATTTCTGTTGCCCACTTTGCAGGGCATTAAAGGAAGGGTCCTGTCTTTCGATTGTAAACTACTCTTAAATTGATTTTcctattcaatattttttataaaatatttaaaaatcaaaaactagTTTTTGAATCCACTGTGTGTGTCTCCTTCCTTGCCATGACGTTTGCGTATGTCAAAGTTATCTAAATGAAAAATTGACTTTCATACAGAGCACAGAGCATGCTGGGGTGGGGGCGTGGGCGTAGAGCGCAGAACTTGTGGGCGGGGCAAATCATCAACGTTTCGTTTGCGCATCGCTTTCAGTCGAGTTTCCGTTCTGTAGGATTTCGCATTTACGCATTTCCTATTTTAGATGATATTTCATACTTTTTTGCTGACAGCAGCAGCGGTCGCGGCAGTGGCGGGGGAAAGTGGCAAAGGAAAGAAAGTGGGGCGCTTCCAATGCATGGGGGAGGGAGGAGGAGAGCGGAGGGGCGGTATCAAACCGCTGCCGTcgttgatgatgatgatgtgcGTTTATTATTGTTGCTTTATGGCTTTGCATAGATAGATGCCAGTGAGTGTGTTTCCGCGTGTATGTGTGTGCCACTGACATATCCCTCCCCCCACTCACCCGCTCAGCTTTTTGCCATTTGTGTATTTGCCTTTGGGATTATCAACTCATTGTGTCAGCGGATGCAAggatatataaattttctCATAGGGATTTCCCCTATGGATGCCCAATGCCCTGGTCAGCTTGACTTCTGACATTTGCCAATTTGGATGGCCAGACTGGACTCTATTCTAATTCTTTTTATAGACAGATCACATATAAATGGgctataaataaatagaaaattggTTAATTTCGTCACTGGAACTTATCAGTGTCTAGGCTACCCGAGTGCCTTCTCAAGCCTTTTGTTTATCTTCTAAGAAATTCTTCAACCAtctttaaaaatgatttagCCATTTAAGCTTAACGGCTCCTACGTGTCTACTTAAGTGCCGCCCCATTGGCTAGCCTAAAAATTATGCTGCAAAATTGTTGCAACATCAATCATATCTCGCCGCTCCCATCTGGCCATGGCCAAGACAAACAGAAAGGGCCAACACTGTAACACTCAGCATCCTCGGCAGCACCCACGCAGAACGTGCCAATAAATTGCagaggaaaaataaaataaattgaaaaacacTTTGATGCCATCAATAAACGCTGACAAAGCCAATGCCAGTCGACCAGCTGAGGCCAAGAAAAGTTCACGACATTACCGTGAACTAATGTTGATACTGGGCCTGACCCCACGTCGTAGAATCTACAACTTCAACGACACAAACAACTCAAACAGACATAAAGTATAAAAATCATTTTGGGGGCAACTGCATTCTGGCAGCCATTTCAAAAAAAAGACACTCGGgaaaattatttatgaaatataaaaaatattaagatattgaattgaattaaaatcaaatgaagtatttaaaatattttccgtAACATATATTTACGTTATATCgcttttttattcaatttttatcAGTGTAACTCTGTAGCCTTTttcctttgatttttttttatatttttcttggcAGCTGTTCCCTTTGTCTCAACtgtctgttgtttttttggcctCTGACTGCTTTTCTATATACGGCTTTAAATTAGAACACATTTCTATGATTGCTATTAGGAGAGCGGAAGGAAAGAGCGGCAGGATAGGGCAGGCTCGTCATAAAGTGCGACAGGCGCCACTTTGTTCAATAgttttgtccttttttccgTGTTTTTGTTGGCAAGTCGGCAATATGCCAAACTGGCAACAGCTGCGACTTTTCAGGCCTACCAGTCCGACCAGGCCGACCAGTTTTCTTCTTGGCCATTTCTGCTGGCCAAGCTACTGTTGccattgtttgttgtttgctgTTGGCAAGGATATTGGGTTGAGCCCTTTTTGCCGTTTGGCCTACTATCGGGCCTTAGTCCTGGCAGTAAATGTCATAGGGATATGTGAGTGGGTTAAGCTTCAAGCTGACTTTGGCTTTTGTCTTCCTAGTTTTTGCTGCGATTTACTAAAAAATCCCTTCCGTTGTGACCTTTTTTGCTATTCCCCCCAATGGCAAGTGTATGTAATGGGGTATCCTTTTTTGCTTATGACACATTTACATTGAAAAACTTTACCCTAGGCAGGCTAAATCGATGACAAAGAAAACATCATAAATTCCGGGGAAATATGGCTtgcatatatgggtcacggATTAGGAGATTAAAATACTTCAAGGTAATAATTCAAAAAGAGTAATAAGTATTAACTCttctaaaatttgaaaaatatcagAAACTACAATGAAGCAAGTCCTTTTGAGAAAACAATCCCTTTAACCCTTGACTAGTTCAACCAATTTCCCTTTCCCCCAGACACATTTAGTCCCAACACAGCTTCTGTTTTAGCCAAAGTGAACTTTGCACTCATATTGGTATTAAATATTTACGACAATGTTCTGCTGGCAGCGAAATTTCAAGAACAAAACcaagaaaaagtgaaaaatacgAAAGTGAAGTGAGCCTGGAAAAATCAGGCTCTCCGGCAAAGTGAAATCCAAGCTAAATGGAATTCACTTAGCCATGGCAGATGATGATGacaggatgaggatgaggataaAGATGAGTCAGTTCCAGGCTCTGAAGCTGAAATCTGGCTACTGGATTCTTGAATCTGCCAAGTAGCCGCCATTGGAAGAGTCTATTTTTTGCTTCAGCGACGCGGTTGCCACGAATCGTTCTGTTTGAGTATCTCCTGCAGGCGTCGTCTTTCCTTGGCGGTGAGTACCTGGACGGAGATATCCTTTAGCCTGGGCATACACCTGAGATTTAAACAGTGTCTCACCTGTTCGAGGGTCTCCAAAGTCGAGTTTATCTCCCGCTTCGAGTGCAATGGTAGCCACAGTGTTGTTATAGCGAAAGTTCTACCCGAAagtgaaaattaaatattattgaatattatCAAAAGTATTTCAAAAGATTGATTTTCTCCCAAGGACTCACCTGTGCACTCTCATGGCATCGATGGCACATCGCTGCATCTCCTCGTGCTTGGCCATTTCCCGGCGGAAACGTTCGTTATATCGCCGGAAGGAGGCCGCGTAACGCTTACGACAAACATCGGAGCTATTCAGGTGGATCCGGGTGGAGATAGGGAAATtgtaaaatgtattaaatcaacgggaaattgcaattttcacACAATTTGATTTGAACGAAGCGCCAACTTACTAGGTTACCTCCTTCTCATCCGGCGGCGGGCGTTGCCCGAATCCCACTCTCCTGGCCAGGAGGACGCGATACCATTGCTTCTGCAGGGCATTCATTGGCCGCTTGAAGGGATTCTCTCCGCCGGCATTGTTGGCTCTCAGCTTATCCATCCCGAATGGTAACAAGTTTTTCCCGTGTTTCCCGTTTTCCGATTTCCCGTTTTTATGCCGAGCACTTAGTCAGAGATTTTCCACAGAAAAGCTGCTACCAGGCTTCCCAACTCCACGGAACTGAGCCCTCGACCCAAGGGGTAGGAACCGAGCACTAGTAGGTGCAGCTGGGACTGGGATTTgtttggctgttggcagggaGCTGAGTTTATCGAACCAACAAGAAGCCAAGTCAACAATGGCTCGAATAATAGGACACGAGACGCCAAGTGGGTAGACATCAGCAACTGTTGCATATGGGAATAGATGGCACTACACttgaaaattatatttatagaaaGGAGACTATTAAAATGGACAAATATTTACTCTATTAAATGTAACAAAATCTTTTatagtatatattttaatcCTATATCTTATCCTTCTTGAAAGAGAATTCCCTCAGTGCATCACCCAATTTTCCCCCACTTTCCTATGAGCATTCGAAATGAAGTCGTCTAGCTGTGATTTGTCAGGAAGTAAGCTTCGAATGTGGGTTAAATAAGAGAATAGATTGCCAGGCAATCGCATTCGATGAGTTTGTTTCCACTTTCCAGCTCCATATCGAATGCACAAAGTGTGCATTTAGTTGATTAAACGAGATACGAGAGTGCATATTTGAAATTGAGATCGCAACTGTCATTCGCATTTTTCTAAGATCTAGGGAGCACACTTTAAAAAACAACATACAAGTGACTGGTATAGGAAGCTCTTGACTTTTgacatttctttaaaaaattaacccATAAATATGAAATGTGAAAAGCCCGACCTAACCATATGCGGAATACATAATGGAACCGTCAAGACAAATGTCTTTCAAATTTAAACCCGCCTGCTGCTGCCGATGGCCTCATTATTAACCCACATTCCTGCATGGCAAATGCAAAAACCACACCCGCAAATCCACAGAAGCCCACGGCCCGGGCAATTTCTCATGCCAACCCAGATACGACAATGTCTATACATCATAGAACAGCCCCACTCCCGGGGAAAAACCTGGGCCACCCCTCTCTGGGAAGCGGAAAAGGGAAAACATCTTGCCGTAATGCGCGACGCTGAGAAAGTAGTTTCCATTTCCCGGCCCCCAGCCCAGCTCCGGAAATCTCCAGAGGGAGGAGcgcaaaaaaaattggattatattaatttgaattaatAACATATTTTCCGTTGCGGGGCCTTCCGTGGAATGTTGTTGCTATGCCTCGGTTCCTAGATGAGTTTTCCTCAATGGAAATTATTAACTCAGACTGGGGGGCGGGAGTAGAGTAAATAGAGAACGCCCAGCTACTCGCCCAGCATTTGATCTTTAATGAGCTTTTAATTTGAGTAAATTTGCAGTGGAATTTGGTTTGTTTGTGATGTGGGGCTCGATGGAATTTCCAATCGGAATTTTCCTTTCAAATGCCTTTGGACATTATTTAATCAAGTGCTCGGATGACCATCAAACGGGAATTGAGTTAACTTGGCCCTTCTCAGAGGCAACTTGGCCAAATTCCGTGGTTCCAGGAAGCACCTGTAAAGCCGGAACACTTCCTTTATTTGGCAATACAGATGTGGAGATATTAAGAGttgtttaagtttttatttgaaGTTTACTAAAATCACATACCAATCACTATTAATTCTCCGGCTTGTGTGAGACTCCATCTTTTAGAAAACCCCCTTCTTTTCCATTCTTTACCGCCGCCTCTGCCATTCTAAGCAGCCAAACGCCGCCGCAATTTATCGAGTGTATTGAGTTGGTCTACGTGCTGCACATAAACCGCACTTATCTGGCTGACTGActaactgactgactgactgaagGATGTGGAGTGCCCGTCCGTGTATCCTTTACCCCTTCCCGGGACTCTGCTTCCTGCCATTGAAAGGCGATAGCCAAGGGAGCGAGCCGGCAAAGAAAAATTGCATGCGGTTAGAGGAGCGAGCAGTAAAATTAATGTGTCTGTACCGGCTAAAGTTGCCTCAAGCtccagcttcagctccagattcaGGGAGCCTGGAGTCTGGACCTTGTCCACATCCATGGACAACCCCCATCGACTGGGGCATCCATCCTTAAGCAAATATACGGACGGAACGTGTCCGGGGCCTGATATCAAAATGATGCATGTGTGTTAgatttgttataaattttatttgctgTTTGCTTGATTTCATCCCGCACCCTCCACCGCATCTATTGGAAATCAGCATCAGATGCACTCAATTATTAACCACTTGAGTGATTGCGTactactatttttaaaaatacatttccATAGACTCGTAGCATTTATGGACTTATTGGTGCATCCCCCATTGGGACTTCCATAACTAGCATAACATAGTTTAATCACAACCTGACTAATGCTCGAAAAGGTCTATCAACTAATGCGTATTAACCTTTTCCGATAAGATAAGACTTTCAGATTGCAGAACCTTAtcgaaaaacacaaacacaaacccCTGTTTACAACTAGTATTGACGAAATGATTAGTAATACTCgtgcttttaaaaatataaatagctAATACATCTCTGATAtgtttatgaaatatttataagcAATTTTGATGGCCGGACAATGCAAAGTAATCAATAAAAATTTCAGTTAAGCATACATGACATTCGAATAATGCGATAAACTATTTATCAGCAACAAATCGGATGATTGATTGATGGTCCTGATAGCTTGGGGTAGCCAACAAAATTACTATGCGGAAGATTTGAGTAATTTATTAGCTTCAGTAACATATTTTCAAACATAAAGACTTATAATGTATTCCAAAAATAGTCAAAGTTAGGAATAGTTATTCCCCAACGAGTATGACACCTCATTGGGGTGGGAGTGGGACTGCTATCTTTATGGAGTCCTATTGGGAATTCCGAAACACCTTATCGGGTGAGCCGATAAGCTTTGGGTTGTACTTGAAATAATATTCCGTATATTTCCGTATAAATGGTAAGCCAAAAGTGGCCAAGTTCAGTACACGATTGTGGTTTAACCAGTAAAGATgccgccgccaccaccgcaccaccaccacccgccCGGACCTCCGCACCATGGACCTCCGCACCATGGTCCTCCGCACCATGGACCTCCGCACCACGGACCTCCGCACCATGGGCCGCCACACCATGGACCTCCGCACCACCATGACCATCACCATCATGGACCTCCGCACCACCATGACCCTCACCATCATGGACCTCCAATGCATCCTCGCTAAGGATTAGGTGCTGAAGGCCCGAAAGGCCCGAAAAGGAATTTAGATAACGACTGTTTAACTTTTAGTGTTTTAAATTATGTGTGACTGAAACCGTCAGTAAAAACccaacaaaaatataacaaaaaaattaaaaccacATTGAATATATTCTTCAATTCCAAGTACATCTAAGGAGTTTCTAGTATCCCTTGCCGATCAAAATAAATGAGGTTTTTCTTGATCCTCTGACGCACCTCTTCGTTGGCGTACATGAGACCACGTTTCTTCAACATTTCTTCTGGATTTAAGAAAGTTTTGACATCAAAGCCATCGGTGGCCTCTGGAGGAGCCCGGCAAGTGGGGAACTCACAGACGGCGGAGAAGTATCCATAATACAAACAGCGATGCATCTCGTCCTGTAGTTGGCCAAAAGTGGGGAGCTGGCCTTTAAATTTACATTCTTTTAAGGTATCTGTGAAGTGTCTGAAATAAAAGTCCAGGAGTTCGTCCTGTCGGTTGAAGAGGTCCTCCGATTGCAAACTTGTATAGAAGAAGAAGTGCAAGTCGATGGCTGGGCTGCCAAAGAAACTGCCCTGAAagtccaacttaaaaaaaaatttctttaatttaattccaattaaattttagtttaTGGATCTTACCAGGACAGCCTTTTCCTCTTTCCTGTTCACCATTATATTATTCAACCAGGTATCTCCGTGGATTATTGTATTCAAGTTGGACAGTTTTGGATCAACCACTTTCTGCATTGAATTCGAATAGATCTCCGGTATTTGGGCTTTCATTTTTCTGGAAATCTCCGGGAGTTCTGCGGCAAATAAATCCGCAACATATGTGGTGCCATCTAGTAAGATAGCACTAGTAACCGGATCAGAGATACCATTCGTGTAATGAGATGGTGAAAGTTTGGCCACCAAATCAGGCTGCTCCTCGCACAGGACCTTAGAAGCTCCATGAAATTGGGCTATCTTTTTGAGGCACACCTTGGCTTCTTCTGTAGACAGGCCTTGAAATCGGTTCAAAGATGTGTAGCCCAAGGCTCCTAGATCTTCAAGAATGTATATCTCCTTGCCAGGAGCTACATCTGCAAAAAAGCATCTGCAATGGGAgttttaaataagattatttaatATACATATCCCTCTTCATGCCACTTTTATTAATTCtcttaaataaacaaattaacaaTTCTTCTCTTTACTATTCTcttaattaaacaaattgaTAAATAAACTCTTGGATGTAAAAATATATCTCAAGAGAAACTCACTTTGCACTCAGTTTATGTTCGCCGAGATGAGCTTTTTCGAGAATGGATTCCATTTCTGGGAGTATTTTCTCAAACATGTACTGTTCTTTGGATCCCAAATCAGCTGCAACCGGGAGCAGGTCTTTGATTATATACTTTCCAGACTCCAGAGGAGAACCAGAAGACCGGCGAAA includes these proteins:
- the LOC6497989 gene encoding uncharacterized protein LOC6497989 produces the protein MEGKSYDAAFFQRALSKAYSCPNLSIEEFSINVVTPSGANFCSIIYRVALEFRRSSGSPLESGKYIIKDLLPVAADLGSKEQYMFEKILPEMESILEKAHLGEHKLSAKCFFADVAPGKEIYILEDLGALGYTSLNRFQGLSTEEAKVCLKKIAQFHGASKVLCEEQPDLVAKLSPSHYTNGISDPVTSAILLDGTTYVADLFAAELPEISRKMKAQIPEIYSNSMQKVVDPKLSNLNTIIHGDTWLNNIMVNRKEEKAVLLDFQGSFFGSPAIDLHFFFYTSLQSEDLFNRQDELLDFYFRHFTDTLKECKFKGQLPTFGQLQDEMHRCLYYGYFSAVCEFPTCRAPPEATDGFDVKTFLNPEEMLKKRGLMYANEEVRQRIKKNLIYFDRQGILETP
- the LOC6497990 gene encoding uncharacterized protein LOC6497990, with protein sequence MDKLRANNAGGENPFKRPMNALQKQWYRVLLARRVGFGQRPPPDEKEVTYSDVCRKRYAASFRRYNERFRREMAKHEEMQRCAIDAMRVHRTFAITTLWLPLHSKREINSTLETLEQVLTAKERRRLQEILKQNDSWQPRR